In Anabaena sphaerica FACHB-251, a genomic segment contains:
- a CDS encoding HAMP domain-containing methyl-accepting chemotaxis protein, producing the protein MLKSLSLQVRLIGGFLFIGLIVLIVALVGWSVNARLSNAINVLSTNTIPSISGLWKINEGQTQIESSERALLKDHLNLAQRNAQVTRIKKAWEQIDEGFKEYEATEKTDEEKKLYAQFQNVWDEWKKNHETLMEMNQQFQSMGILSPLARELELIKSNQANSPEIELVRRANASLSQLRQKGLGNRPLFEAATKLLIENIHINEKVGMETYKQAQKDAASGSFLLLLALVIGPVTAIVFGYAFSKPIVQKVEELVKVSKSIANSSSSTQMQSSEGQDEIGKLQTAFYTVASKIGELVNISQKISSGDLTTQIQQAEGTDEIGKLQNAFYTMNKDLNALIRRIQQSGVQITTSSTQIAASGKQLEATVTEQLASTNEVAATAQEIAATSRNLVKMMDQVADMTKLTAAGASESRDELQKMEDTMRQLTEATNSITSKLGIMNKKASNINNVVVTITKVADQTSILSLNAAIEAEKAGEYGAGFAVVAREIRRLANQTAVATLEIEQIVKDMQSAVSVGVMEMDKFNNSVNNSVEQVNKISNQIGKVINQVQSLPPQFIQVSESMEEQSQGAAQISEAMEQLTEASGQTVDALRETNGALEQLEEAAQSLREEISHFHVKN; encoded by the coding sequence ATGCTAAAAAGCTTAAGCTTACAAGTGCGTTTGATCGGTGGATTTTTATTTATTGGTTTAATTGTATTAATCGTGGCTTTAGTGGGCTGGAGTGTGAATGCACGCCTCAGTAATGCCATCAATGTTTTGAGTACAAATACTATTCCCAGTATTTCAGGGTTGTGGAAAATTAATGAAGGACAAACCCAGATAGAATCTTCAGAACGGGCTTTACTAAAAGACCACCTCAACCTAGCACAAAGAAATGCTCAAGTAACAAGAATAAAAAAAGCATGGGAACAAATTGATGAGGGATTTAAGGAATACGAAGCAACAGAGAAAACTGATGAAGAAAAGAAATTATATGCTCAATTCCAGAATGTTTGGGATGAGTGGAAAAAGAATCATGAAACATTGATGGAAATGAATCAACAGTTTCAAAGCATGGGTATTCTTAGTCCACTTGCTAGGGAACTAGAATTAATTAAATCAAATCAAGCCAATAGTCCAGAAATAGAATTAGTTAGAAGAGCAAATGCTTCTTTATCACAATTAAGACAAAAAGGACTGGGTAATCGCCCTTTATTTGAAGCAGCCACAAAATTACTAATTGAAAATATCCACATCAATGAAAAAGTTGGTATGGAAACTTATAAACAAGCACAAAAAGATGCTGCATCTGGTTCCTTTTTGTTGTTACTGGCTTTGGTAATTGGTCCAGTGACTGCCATTGTCTTTGGATATGCTTTTAGTAAACCAATTGTCCAAAAGGTGGAAGAATTAGTTAAAGTTTCTAAGTCTATAGCTAATAGTAGTTCTTCTACACAGATGCAATCATCTGAAGGACAAGATGAAATAGGTAAACTACAAACTGCTTTTTACACAGTCGCATCTAAGATTGGTGAGTTGGTGAATATTTCCCAGAAGATATCTAGTGGAGATTTAACAACACAAATTCAGCAAGCAGAAGGAACAGATGAAATTGGCAAATTGCAAAATGCCTTTTACACCATGAACAAGGATTTAAACGCCTTGATTCGACGTATTCAACAATCAGGAGTACAAATTACCACTTCTAGTACACAAATTGCTGCTTCTGGAAAACAATTAGAAGCAACAGTTACAGAACAATTAGCTTCTACAAATGAAGTGGCTGCTACTGCTCAAGAAATTGCTGCTACTTCCAGAAATTTAGTGAAAATGATGGATCAAGTGGCAGATATGACAAAACTAACTGCTGCTGGTGCAAGTGAAAGCCGTGATGAATTGCAAAAAATGGAAGATACCATGCGGCAATTAACAGAAGCGACAAATTCTATTACTTCCAAATTAGGAATAATGAATAAAAAAGCCAGCAATATTAATAATGTCGTAGTGACAATTACAAAAGTTGCTGATCAAACCAGTATTTTGTCATTAAACGCAGCTATAGAAGCGGAAAAAGCGGGAGAATATGGGGCGGGATTTGCGGTAGTAGCGCGAGAAATTCGGCGGTTAGCAAATCAAACTGCTGTCGCAACTTTGGAAATTGAGCAAATTGTTAAAGATATGCAATCGGCTGTTTCCGTGGGTGTAATGGAAATGGATAAGTTCAACAATTCTGTGAATAATAGTGTTGAACAAGTGAATAAAATTAGTAACCAAATTGGTAAAGTTATCAATCAAGTCCAAAGCTTACCGCCGCAATTTATTCAGGTAAGTGAAAGTATGGAAGAACAGTCTCAGGGTGCTGCACAAATTAGCGAAGCAATGGAGCAATTAACGGAGGCTTCTGGGCAAACAGTTGATGCTTTACGAGAGACTAATGGTGCTTTGGAGCAATTAGAAGAAGCAGCCCAATCATTACGAGAAGAAATTTCCCATTTTCATGTTAAAAATTGA
- a CDS encoding chemotaxis protein CheW produces MKEDNDINIEQPIFNDCWNKIGVMGDRSCGELAAVIHCYECAVYAAVGDSLLEREPAADYLEDWMKILEETSAIPDIYDSNEAVIRTNEAISIIIFRLGNERLALPVRMLQEVTHPCVIQPLPHRSNELFLGLVNIRGETLLCASLQSLLHIQPTEENVNKKLSSKTNSTVKLINIQRMIVAGQGEDKWVFPVDEVHGIFRFHLNELQDAPVVITKSEEGYTRGIVYWEGKKVNYLDSDLLFYTLNHKIL; encoded by the coding sequence ATGAAAGAAGATAACGATATCAATATAGAACAGCCAATTTTCAATGATTGCTGGAATAAAATTGGTGTAATGGGCGATCGCTCTTGTGGCGAATTAGCAGCCGTCATCCATTGCTATGAATGTGCAGTTTACGCCGCAGTAGGCGATAGTCTTTTAGAAAGAGAACCAGCAGCAGATTATCTAGAAGACTGGATGAAAATTCTCGAAGAAACATCTGCTATTCCTGATATTTACGACAGTAATGAAGCAGTTATTCGCACGAATGAAGCAATTTCTATTATTATATTTCGCCTGGGAAATGAGAGATTAGCCTTACCAGTAAGAATGCTGCAAGAAGTTACCCATCCTTGCGTTATTCAACCGCTACCTCATCGCAGCAACGAATTATTTTTAGGTTTGGTAAACATTCGTGGAGAAACCCTACTTTGTGCTTCTCTCCAGTCTCTTTTACATATTCAACCAACTGAGGAAAATGTCAACAAAAAACTAAGTTCAAAGACTAATTCCACAGTTAAACTGATTAATATTCAACGTATGATTGTAGCCGGACAAGGAGAAGATAAATGGGTGTTTCCAGTAGATGAAGTACATGGAATTTTCCGCTTTCATCTCAACGAATTACAAGATGCACCCGTTGTTATTACCAAATCGGAAGAAGGTTATACCAGAGGAATAGTTTATTGGGAAGGTAAAAAAGTAAATTATCTTGATTCTGATTTATTGTTTTACACACTTAATCACAAGATTTTGTAA
- a CDS encoding hybrid sensor histidine kinase/response regulator: MSNYTILELFRQEVETNVAILKQCLPVLKTQPFSMNEIEQAIQAAHSLWGTTSIVEMEAAANLVQLIKDCLIAVQKQSITLEIEEIDTLLHASDLLLNMSKAAEGSLDKWMTDHAWDWNTTQKSIANLATREQVTGDREQVTADREQVTDHYVSPVELPAMSGNGDSMMDLFRLEAEAQVTILNNGLLAIENKPQSAQELEALMRAAHSIKGAARIVGLDGVVELAHVMEDCFVAAQGKTIILTPDDVDVLLQGVDLLQSISQLNDAELPGWLGLHQVDFTNIRDDVAAILQPEGKKQKAHTDFDTDARIVNPQTPIPKHQSLVKSPQSPITNHQSPVTTRGVENIANNQDRVVRVSADNLNRIMGLAGESLIEANWLQPFADSMMSLKSRMVEIARSLEQLQESLDQNLYEQEGKEYLAQARHQKQECLDYIGDRLNELELYVRRTASLSDRLYREVINSHMRPFEDGLQSFPRMIRDLARNLNKKVKLEIIGKSTPVDRDILKKLEAPLTHILRNAVDHGIELPEERLSSGKSPEGTIRLEAFHRGGMLAITISDDGKGINREQLRQKIINKNLVTPDMAVQLSDAELIEFLFLPGFSTAQQLTEISGRGVGLDIAKSMAQEVGGTVRATSQAGKGTSFHFQLPLTLSVVRTLLVEISDKPYAIPLARIDQIVTLERSEITDVENRQYFTMNNQNIGLIAAHQVLELPAVKQQIGSISIVVISDQNSTYGLVVDKFLGERDLVVRPLDPRLGKVPDISATALLGDGSPILIVDISDIVRSMDAILKGGKLSKVMMQAELETINQRRKILVVDDSITVREMERKLLENRGYQVDTAVNGVEGWNAVRTNQYDLVVSDIDMPRMNGIELVKQIKSNPRLNYLPVIIISYRDREEDRIQGLEAGADYYLTKSSFHDDTLINAVIDLIGQ, translated from the coding sequence ATGAGCAACTACACCATATTAGAACTGTTTCGTCAGGAAGTGGAAACTAATGTTGCTATCCTGAAACAATGTCTTCCTGTATTGAAAACTCAGCCGTTCTCAATGAATGAAATTGAGCAAGCAATACAAGCGGCTCATTCCTTGTGGGGAACAACCAGCATTGTAGAAATGGAAGCAGCTGCCAACTTAGTGCAGTTAATAAAAGATTGCTTAATTGCTGTTCAGAAACAAAGCATTACCTTGGAGATCGAAGAAATTGATACTTTACTTCATGCCAGTGATTTGCTCTTGAATATGAGTAAAGCGGCTGAAGGTAGTTTAGATAAATGGATGACAGATCACGCTTGGGATTGGAACACTACTCAGAAAAGCATTGCTAATTTAGCGACTAGGGAACAGGTAACAGGTGATAGGGAACAGGTGACAGCTGATAGAGAACAGGTAACAGATCATTATGTTTCGCCTGTCGAACTTCCAGCGATGAGTGGTAATGGTGATTCGATGATGGATTTATTCCGATTGGAGGCAGAAGCGCAAGTTACCATTTTGAATAATGGATTGCTGGCCATAGAAAACAAGCCCCAATCAGCACAAGAATTAGAAGCTTTGATGCGGGCGGCTCATTCTATCAAAGGTGCGGCGAGAATTGTTGGCTTAGATGGGGTGGTAGAATTAGCGCACGTGATGGAAGATTGTTTTGTAGCTGCCCAAGGCAAAACCATTATTTTAACTCCCGATGATGTAGATGTGCTATTGCAAGGGGTGGACTTACTGCAAAGTATTAGTCAATTAAATGATGCAGAATTACCAGGTTGGTTAGGACTACATCAAGTTGATTTTACGAATATCCGTGATGATGTGGCGGCAATTTTGCAACCGGAAGGTAAAAAACAGAAAGCACACACTGATTTTGACACGGATGCACGGATAGTTAATCCCCAAACACCAATCCCCAAACACCAATCCCTAGTAAAGAGTCCCCAATCACCAATCACCAATCACCAGTCACCAGTTACTACTCGTGGGGTGGAAAATATTGCCAACAATCAAGATCGTGTGGTGCGGGTAAGTGCTGATAATTTAAATCGGATTATGGGTTTAGCGGGGGAATCATTAATTGAGGCTAACTGGTTACAACCTTTTGCAGATTCGATGATGTCGCTCAAATCTCGGATGGTGGAAATTGCCCGCAGTTTGGAACAGTTGCAGGAATCTCTTGATCAGAATTTATATGAGCAAGAGGGGAAAGAATATTTAGCACAAGCGCGACACCAAAAACAGGAATGTCTTGATTATATAGGCGATCGCTTGAATGAATTAGAGTTATATGTGCGTCGTACTGCTAGTTTATCAGATCGTCTTTATCGGGAAGTAATTAATTCTCACATGAGACCTTTTGAAGATGGTTTACAAAGTTTTCCTCGCATGATTCGGGATTTGGCACGGAACTTAAATAAAAAGGTAAAATTAGAAATTATTGGTAAATCTACACCTGTTGATCGAGATATTCTCAAAAAATTAGAAGCACCTTTAACCCATATTCTCAGAAATGCTGTCGATCATGGCATTGAACTTCCAGAAGAACGCCTTTCCTCTGGTAAATCTCCTGAAGGTACAATTCGTTTAGAAGCCTTTCATCGTGGGGGAATGTTAGCAATTACTATCAGCGATGATGGCAAAGGTATAAATCGGGAACAGTTGCGCCAGAAAATCATCAATAAGAATTTAGTAACACCAGATATGGCTGTCCAACTCTCAGATGCAGAGTTGATAGAATTTCTATTTTTACCTGGTTTCTCGACAGCACAACAGTTAACAGAAATTTCTGGACGGGGTGTAGGTTTGGATATTGCCAAAAGTATGGCACAGGAAGTAGGGGGAACTGTACGTGCAACTTCCCAAGCTGGAAAAGGGACAAGTTTTCATTTTCAACTTCCCCTCACTTTGTCGGTAGTCAGAACACTATTAGTAGAAATTTCTGATAAACCCTATGCTATTCCTTTAGCGCGAATTGATCAAATCGTAACTTTGGAAAGGTCAGAAATTACTGATGTAGAAAATCGTCAATATTTCACAATGAATAACCAAAATATTGGTTTAATTGCTGCCCATCAGGTGTTAGAATTACCAGCCGTAAAACAGCAAATTGGCTCAATTTCTATTGTTGTCATTAGTGACCAAAATAGTACCTATGGCTTAGTAGTAGATAAGTTTTTAGGTGAGAGAGATTTGGTTGTTAGACCGCTAGATCCGCGTTTGGGGAAAGTTCCAGATATTAGTGCTACTGCTTTATTAGGAGATGGTTCACCCATTTTGATAGTTGATATTTCCGATATTGTGCGTTCTATGGATGCCATCCTCAAAGGAGGAAAGTTATCTAAGGTGATGATGCAAGCTGAATTAGAAACTATAAATCAACGCCGCAAAATTTTGGTAGTAGATGATTCTATTACTGTCCGAGAAATGGAACGCAAATTATTAGAAAATCGTGGTTATCAAGTAGATACGGCTGTTAATGGTGTGGAAGGATGGAATGCGGTACGAACTAATCAATATGATTTGGTAGTTAGTGATATTGATATGCCCAGGATGAATGGAATTGAATTAGTTAAGCAAATCAAAAGTAATCCTCGTTTAAATTACTTACCTGTGATTATTATTTCTTATCGTGACAGGGAAGAAGATAGAATTCAGGGTTTAGAAGCTGGTGCAGATTATTACTTGACAAAAAGTAGTTTTCATGATGACACCTTGATTAATGCGGTGATTGATTTAATTGGTCAGTAG
- a CDS encoding chemotaxis response regulator protein-glutamate methylesterase, producing the protein MKIAIVNDTLVALNTLRRIIQAVPYYQLIWTAKNGHEAISKCQVNPPDLILMDLVMPMMDGVEATHQIMKNSPCAILIVTKNTQDNISKVYAAMGYGALDAVDTPVIDTENFPEMTDKLLGKIARIAKLIKTSSVPSKIKLESQNKLLTSMQIVAIGSSTGGPKALAAILSKLPANFNAAIAIVQHVDGNFSSGFADWLNQQTPLPVRLAVPGDRLQKGIVLVAGTNDHLYLKPDLTLAYTKNPLDYPYRPSVDVFFKSLGQHWKNKGTGILLTGMGKDGAEGLNALKIQGWHTIAQNQESCIVYGMPKAAVELNAAVQILSLESIAANLLQTFAIKSHRS; encoded by the coding sequence ATGAAAATCGCCATTGTCAATGATACATTAGTCGCATTAAATACCCTACGGCGGATTATCCAAGCTGTACCATATTATCAATTAATTTGGACGGCTAAAAATGGTCATGAAGCTATTAGTAAATGTCAGGTAAATCCTCCTGATTTAATATTAATGGATTTGGTGATGCCAATGATGGATGGGGTAGAAGCAACCCACCAGATTATGAAAAATTCACCTTGTGCAATTCTTATTGTTACTAAAAATACACAAGATAATATTTCTAAAGTTTATGCAGCAATGGGTTACGGGGCTTTAGATGCGGTTGATACTCCAGTTATAGATACAGAAAACTTTCCCGAAATGACTGATAAGTTACTGGGGAAAATAGCGAGAATTGCTAAGTTAATCAAGACAAGTTCCGTACCCAGCAAAATCAAGTTAGAATCTCAAAATAAACTATTGACATCTATGCAAATAGTAGCAATTGGTTCTTCCACTGGTGGACCAAAAGCACTGGCAGCTATTTTATCAAAACTACCAGCTAATTTTAATGCTGCGATCGCTATTGTGCAGCACGTTGATGGCAATTTTTCCAGCGGTTTTGCTGACTGGTTAAACCAGCAAACACCCTTACCAGTTAGATTAGCCGTACCAGGCGATCGCTTACAAAAAGGCATCGTTTTAGTAGCGGGAACAAATGATCATCTCTATTTAAAACCAGATTTAACATTAGCGTATACCAAAAATCCTCTTGATTATCCTTATCGTCCTTCTGTTGATGTATTTTTCAAAAGTCTTGGCCAACATTGGAAAAATAAAGGAACGGGAATTTTACTTACAGGGATGGGTAAAGATGGTGCAGAAGGGTTAAATGCTTTAAAAATCCAAGGTTGGCATACCATTGCCCAAAATCAAGAAAGTTGCATTGTGTACGGAATGCCCAAAGCTGCTGTAGAGTTGAATGCTGCTGTTCAGATATTGTCTTTGGAATCTATTGCAGCGAACTTATTACAAACTTTTGCCATCAAATCACATAGGAGTTAA
- a CDS encoding methyl-accepting chemotaxis protein translates to MKQFKHLSTKFQLQIILLLVSFGSIFMVGCLGLSWARESLKTQIFNQLTSVRNSKSYQIEFYFQTLRHHVETLSEDRMIVEAMIELAQAFKDIKKQSISPEWDNKNSSFYQNEFLPRLRKSFLKELDLSAYKPSTNVARYLQYHYLANNPYPVGKKDQLLAAADGSEYSKIHGKYHQLFQNLIKKFGYYDFFLIDSYTNEIVYTVYKETDFGASLNTGKLAESNFAKLVNTVKENPNRGVVHIVDYQPYQASYMAPAAFVAAPIYNGENLVGILAIQLPIDQINRVLTSNKNWQNDGLGNTGETYMIGDDLFMRSNSRLLLEDRQAYINILKTQGISDDTIGLVEQLETSIFLQKINTEAAKLAIKKQSGTLIIEQNYQGKTVLSSYAPLKIEGINWAIISEKDLSEAYQPIYNLQQVLLMATAILSLIVALLANFIANQFVKPIEELVKVSKTIANRDYDQQQAEEKNEIVKLQTAFQTVAHKISELVNISQKIADGDLTTPIELSEIKDEISKLQNAFYMMNKDLNSLIFSIQNSGVKITTSSTQIAASGKQLEATVTEQLASTNEVAATAQEIAATSRYLLNMINKVQDITKMTSTAASQSRDELQAMKITMQQLIDATNSLTSKLDIMNKKASNINNVVVTINKFATQTDILSLNAAIEAEKAGQYGAGFAVVAGEIRRLANQTAIATLEIDQIVKDMQTAVYVGVMEMDKFTNSVNNSAKQVNLISNQIGKVINQVESLPPQFEQVCESMEEQSQGAIQISEAMSQLSEAYEQTVDALRETNNALEELEDAAQLLKAETSRFQVSGNGE, encoded by the coding sequence ATGAAACAATTTAAGCATTTAAGCACTAAATTTCAATTACAAATAATACTCTTGCTTGTCAGCTTTGGCTCAATTTTTATGGTTGGCTGTTTAGGCTTAAGTTGGGCAAGAGAATCTCTAAAAACACAAATTTTTAATCAATTAACTAGTGTTAGAAATTCTAAATCTTACCAGATAGAATTTTATTTTCAAACCCTGCGTCACCATGTAGAAACTCTATCTGAAGATAGAATGATTGTAGAAGCCATGATTGAATTGGCTCAGGCTTTTAAAGACATTAAAAAACAAAGTATTTCCCCAGAATGGGATAATAAAAACAGTAGTTTTTATCAAAATGAATTTTTACCCCGCCTTAGGAAATCCTTCTTGAAAGAACTTGATTTATCGGCATATAAACCATCTACTAACGTAGCTCGTTATTTACAATATCATTATTTAGCCAATAATCCCTATCCAGTAGGTAAAAAGGATCAACTCCTAGCCGCAGCAGATGGAAGTGAGTATAGTAAGATTCATGGTAAATATCATCAACTATTTCAAAATCTGATTAAAAAATTTGGTTATTATGATTTCTTCTTGATTGATTCTTATACTAATGAGATTGTTTATACAGTTTATAAAGAAACTGATTTTGGTGCAAGTTTAAATACAGGTAAACTGGCAGAAAGTAACTTTGCTAAATTAGTAAATACAGTTAAAGAAAATCCAAATCGGGGTGTAGTTCATATAGTAGATTATCAACCTTATCAAGCATCTTACATGGCTCCTGCTGCTTTTGTTGCTGCACCTATTTACAACGGTGAAAATTTGGTAGGTATCCTAGCAATCCAATTACCTATAGATCAAATTAACCGAGTTTTGACTAGTAATAAAAACTGGCAAAATGATGGTTTAGGAAATACCGGTGAAACCTATATGATAGGTGATGATTTATTCATGCGTTCAAATTCCCGCCTTTTACTAGAAGATAGGCAAGCTTATATCAATATCTTAAAAACACAGGGGATATCAGATGATACTATCGGTTTAGTAGAACAGCTAGAAACTTCAATTTTCTTGCAAAAAATTAATACAGAAGCTGCTAAATTAGCTATTAAAAAACAATCAGGTACACTGATTATTGAGCAAAATTATCAAGGTAAAACCGTTCTTAGTTCTTACGCACCTTTGAAAATTGAAGGTATAAATTGGGCGATTATTTCCGAAAAAGATTTATCTGAAGCATATCAACCCATTTATAATTTACAACAAGTATTATTAATGGCTACTGCAATTTTATCATTAATAGTTGCTCTTTTAGCTAATTTTATTGCCAATCAGTTTGTTAAACCTATTGAAGAATTAGTCAAGGTCTCCAAAACCATAGCTAATAGGGACTATGACCAACAGCAAGCTGAAGAGAAAAATGAAATAGTTAAACTACAAACGGCTTTTCAAACAGTCGCCCATAAAATTTCCGAATTAGTGAATATTTCCCAAAAAATTGCCGATGGTGATTTAACTACACCAATTGAATTATCAGAAATTAAAGATGAAATTAGCAAACTCCAAAATGCTTTTTATATGATGAATAAAGATTTAAATTCCTTAATTTTTAGTATTCAAAACTCAGGCGTAAAAATTACAACCTCCAGTACACAAATTGCCGCTTCTGGTAAACAATTAGAAGCAACAGTTACCGAACAATTAGCATCTACAAATGAAGTGGCTGCTACTGCTCAAGAAATTGCTGCTACCTCCAGATATTTACTCAACATGATCAACAAAGTCCAAGATATAACTAAAATGACATCCACTGCCGCTAGTCAAAGCAGAGATGAATTACAAGCAATGAAAATTACTATGCAGCAGTTGATAGACGCTACCAATTCTCTCACTTCTAAATTAGATATTATGAATAAAAAAGCTAGTAATATTAATAACGTCGTAGTCACAATTAATAAATTTGCTACTCAAACAGATATTTTATCATTAAATGCAGCCATAGAAGCAGAAAAAGCAGGTCAATATGGTGCAGGTTTCGCAGTGGTAGCGGGAGAAATTCGGCGTTTAGCAAATCAAACTGCGATCGCTACTTTAGAAATAGACCAAATCGTTAAAGATATGCAAACAGCAGTTTATGTAGGTGTAATGGAAATGGATAAATTTACTAACTCAGTTAATAATAGTGCGAAACAAGTGAATTTAATTAGTAATCAAATTGGTAAAGTTATTAATCAAGTTGAAAGCTTACCACCACAGTTTGAACAAGTCTGTGAAAGTATGGAAGAACAGTCTCAAGGAGCAATACAAATTAGTGAAGCCATGTCACAATTAAGCGAAGCTTATGAGCAAACAGTTGATGCACTGCGAGAAACTAATAATGCTTTAGAAGAATTAGAAGATGCAGCACAATTATTAAAAGCAGAAACTTCTCGATTTCAAGTTTCAGGGAATGGGGAATAG
- a CDS encoding response regulator, with translation MEEKITVLLIDDQSIIGEAIHRMLKPENDIIFHYCNDPTKAIKVAKECQPTVILQDLVMPQMEGLLLVKFLRSRDCHTANIPLIVLSSKEEPTIKAKAFELGANDYLVKLPNAMELIARIRYHSKAYVNFLKRQEAEALFKAEIMRQAAYIEQVSKVTTAAFDVERDAFQPDILEEVVKRSDELGQLARVFTNMVKTVKTREKELTKANSQLESLLKAYGRFVPHEYLRFLRKESITDVQLGDHVSKIMAVMFSDIRSFTTFAEGMTPQDNFNFVNAYLKRVSPEIRNNYGLIVKFLGDGMMAVFPDGADDAIAASISQLKQVEEYNKNRVKKGYLPIKIGIGIHVGNMMLGMVGEESRIQGDALSDNVNLTARLEGLTKFYGVSLLISEQALDNLSNSDKYQIRFLDRVVVKGRSEPISVYEVLDAEIDTVRFVKLQTQPDFEHGLEYYRQGDFEKAKDYFEKVLAINAVDKTADLYLSRVNYMIQNGKPENWDGVWQFTEK, from the coding sequence ATGGAAGAAAAAATTACAGTTTTATTAATAGACGATCAATCTATCATCGGTGAAGCTATTCATCGAATGCTCAAGCCAGAAAATGATATCATTTTTCACTACTGTAACGACCCCACCAAAGCCATTAAAGTTGCTAAAGAATGTCAACCTACAGTCATTCTTCAAGACTTAGTAATGCCACAAATGGAAGGGTTATTATTAGTCAAGTTTTTACGTTCTAGAGATTGTCATACCGCCAATATTCCTCTTATTGTTCTTTCCAGCAAAGAAGAACCGACCATTAAAGCTAAAGCATTTGAATTAGGGGCAAATGATTACTTGGTCAAATTGCCCAATGCAATGGAATTAATAGCCCGTATTCGTTATCATTCCAAGGCTTATGTTAACTTTCTTAAACGTCAAGAAGCCGAAGCTTTATTTAAAGCCGAAATTATGCGTCAAGCAGCATATATTGAGCAGGTTAGCAAGGTGACAACTGCCGCTTTTGATGTGGAAAGAGATGCTTTTCAACCAGATATTTTAGAAGAAGTTGTTAAACGTAGTGACGAACTAGGACAATTAGCCAGAGTGTTTACTAATATGGTAAAAACAGTCAAAACTAGGGAAAAAGAACTCACTAAGGCTAACAGCCAGTTAGAGTCTTTATTAAAAGCTTACGGGCGGTTTGTACCTCATGAATATCTACGTTTTCTCCGTAAAGAAAGCATTACCGATGTGCAACTGGGTGATCATGTTAGTAAAATTATGGCTGTCATGTTTAGTGATATTCGTTCTTTTACTACCTTTGCTGAAGGAATGACACCCCAGGATAACTTTAATTTTGTTAATGCTTACCTAAAACGAGTTAGTCCCGAAATTCGCAACAATTACGGACTGATAGTAAAATTTTTAGGTGATGGAATGATGGCTGTTTTTCCTGATGGTGCTGATGATGCTATAGCTGCTAGTATTTCTCAGCTAAAACAGGTAGAAGAATATAATAAAAACCGTGTAAAAAAGGGCTATTTGCCTATTAAAATTGGCATTGGTATTCATGTGGGAAATATGATGTTAGGAATGGTTGGGGAAGAAAGCAGAATCCAGGGTGATGCTTTATCTGATAATGTGAATTTAACTGCTCGTTTGGAAGGATTGACAAAATTTTATGGTGTCTCTTTATTGATTTCTGAACAAGCATTAGACAATCTTAGTAACTCTGATAAATATCAAATTCGCTTTTTAGATCGGGTAGTTGTTAAAGGTAGAAGTGAACCAATTTCTGTTTATGAAGTATTAGATGCAGAGATTGATACAGTGAGATTTGTGAAACTGCAAACTCAGCCGGATTTTGAGCATGGTTTAGAATATTATCGTCAAGGGGATTTTGAGAAAGCCAAAGATTATTTTGAGAAAGTTTTAGCCATAAATGCTGTTGATAAAACCGCAGATTTATATTTAAGTCGGGTGAATTATATGATACAAAATGGTAAGCCAGAAAATTGGGATGGTGTTTGGCAATTTACCGAAAAATAA